The genomic DNA AAAATGCCTTGCAAGTTTTACTTTATCAGTATTGGAAAAATCGGGCTGCCTTGCTAAAGGCTGTGGGTCAGTTGGACGATAATGCGATTTCTATGGTGAGTAAGGCTCTTCATTCATGATGCTACTTCAGCAGATCTATCAAACGCTGTTTGCACACAAGTTACGGGCAGCCTTGGCCGTGATTGCGGTGAGTTGGGGGATTTTGGCTGTGCTTGTCTTAGTGGCTCTTGGTGAAGGATTTTACCAAGTGAATGTTAAATCGTTCGCAGTATTGATGAGTGATACCCAACTTGCGATGAATGGTCAAACAACACAGCCGTGGCAAGGGCTTCCAGCAGGGCGTTCTATTACCTTTCGTGAGGAAACCGCGCGTAAATTGGTTGAACACAAGGAAATAGATGCCGTATCTGTCCTTTATTTTAAATGGGATGCGAGCGTGACAGACGTAACAGGCAGAACGATCCCTGGCTATGTTCGTGGTGCGGATCAGTATTACTCCGAATTACGTAATGTCCGTTTACAGCAAGGTTCTCGGGGCATCAACCCGAGTGATATGGCTAACCATTCACGTGTCGCTGTTATTGGCTGGCAACTGGCGAAACAAGCGAATTTAGGGATCGGGAGCGAGCTAAAAGTGAATGGGGTACCTTTTACTGTGGTTGGATTAACCCAGCAAGCTGAAGGTGGCAGCGCCTTTGGTCGCCGTGAAGATAATCAAGTGATCATCCCGTCTAAAACATATTTAGACTTATGGTATGCCAAGCCCTCGCAGCTTTGGGTTAAGCCGAATGAGGGTGTATCTGGTGCTTTGTTACGTAAAAGCTTGCAACATTACTTCGCTAAAATTGAACACTTTAATCCTGCCGATCCGAATGCCATTTGGCTTCCTAACTTTGGTGAAGATGCTAAGTTTTTCGATGCATTATTACGCGGTATTCAAACCTTTCTGGGGGCGAGCGGTGTAATGACATTGGCTGTTGGCGCATTAGGTGTGGCGAATATCATGTTCTTATCAGTAACAGAGCGGACACGAGAGATTGGTGTGCGCTTGGCGGTTGGTGCAAGACAACGAGATATTTTAAACCACTTTATTGTCGAAGGTTGTTTGCTGGTGGCTTTAGGGTGTTTAGTCGGGGTGCTATTGGCTTATGGTGCAGTAGAAGGTTTGCTTGCAATCGGTTTACCCGCTTGGCTGGGTATACCTGAAATTACAACTTGGTCACTGTGGTTAACGGTAGGTGTCACCATCATTCTTGCTCTACTAGCTGCTTGGTTCCCTGCTCGTCGGGCTGCACGCTTAACGCCTGTTATTGCACTAAGTGCGAGGGGGTAGCATGATTCCATTTCGACAGATATTCCAAGAAATGACCGCGGAAAAACTACGTCTTGGCTTGATGATCCTTGCTATCGCGTGGGCAACTATTTGTATTGCCTTAATGCTTTCGATTGGCGAAGGTCTTCGTCAAGGACTAACGCGTCATGCTGAAAGTGGTAACGGTAAATTAATCCGTGTCATGGGTGGTATGGCGAGCATGAATTACGGCCAGTTTAATCAAGGGAAAATGCTTAAACTTTATGCTGAAGACATCGATCTTGTTCGTGCGTTACCAGCCGTAAAAGCAGCTGAATCTGTAGTGACATGGGACAAAGAGGTTATTAATAACAAACAAGTAAGTTGGCAAGCCCCAATGGCGGTTTCTGCGAATTATCAATCCATGATGGGCTTTTCGATTGCAGACGGCGGACGCTGGTTAAATCCTTTGGATTTGAAAGAACAGCGTAAAGTAATTGTATTGGGAGAGAGTGTTGCGGTTGAGCTTTTCTATAAAGGAGAGATCACGGATTGGGATAACTTACCGGAGCTTGATGAGTCACCTGTTGGTAAGGCAGTCAAAATTGGCGAAGAGTCTTTTACCATAGTCGGCATACTTAAACCTTCAGCAATGCGAGTGGGTGAAGGTGTACCTGCCAATTATGCGGTATTTATTCCCTTTACCACTTGGCAACGTTTCAACACCAATGCGCCAGTTTCTGCGTTAGAAGTTTACCCAGCTGAAGGCACTGATCGTACGTTACTTGCCAATACGATTCGTCAAGTGATCAGCCGTAAATACGGGGCGAGTCTGCAAGACACCGAAATTGTTCAGTTAGAAGACATGCTGGAACGCCAGAAAACCATGAAGACATTTTTGCTTGGTCTACAAAGTTTCCTTGGCATTATTGGTTTAGTCACCTTGCTGGTGGCGGGCGTGGGTATTGCCAATGTGATGTATGCATCGGTGAAGCGAGCGACCCGAGATATTGGGGTGCGAATGGCGATTGGTGCGACGCCTACGGATATTACTTTGCATTATTTAGTGCAGGCGTTTCTGACGATGGGGCTTGGTGGCTTGATTGGATTAGTGATTTCACAATCGGCGGTACAAGTTTTATCGGCCATACCGATTGAGGGTAATTACTTGTATGAAGAGCTTGGTCGACCCGTACCTGAGCTGTCATTGGCTGTTGTTATGGTCGTGGTTGGTGCATTAGCACTTGTTGGTTTACTTGCTGCATGGTTTCCTGCAAGACAAGCCGCCAGCGTGACACCATTAGAAGCGCTGCAAGGCGAGTAGAGATTAATTAGTTATGTCATTAGTAGAATTACAAGCTATCAGTAAGATTTATCAAAGCGGTGCTGAAGTGGTTAAAGCACTCGATGAAGTCAGTTTAACCATCAATAAAGGTGAGTTCCTTTCTATTTTAGGCCCGTCAGGCTCGGGTAAGTCGACCTTAATGAATATGCTGGGATGCTTAGATAAAGCCAGCAGTGGTGAATACTTGCTAGAAGGCGAATCGATTGAAGGCTTAACCAGTAACCAACTGGCAGCGATCCGAAATCAAAAAATTGGTTTTGTATTTCAAAGCTTTAATTTGTTGGAATACGCCAGTGCGCTCGATAACGTTGCCTTGCCTTTAGTCTATGGTGGTGTGTCTTTGCGTGAAAGGCGTAAACGCGCAGCGGTATTGCTTGAAAAGGTTGGCTTGGGTAATCGTATGGATCATAAGCCCAATCAGTTATCTGGTGGTCAAAAGCAACGTGTTGCCATTGCGCGAGCGTTAGTGAATGAGCCTCAAATTATTTTAGCTGATGAGCCAACTGGCGCACTAGATACTAAATCCGGTGCTGAAATTGAGTTGCTATTTAACCAGCTTCATCAAGAGGGACGAACCATTATTGTCGTCACTCATGATTTGGAATTAGCGCAGCGAACTAAACGGATTATCACTATTCGTGATGGTCAGTTGGTGGGAGATGAAGTCCCAATGGTATAATTGAATTCTCCCTTGCAGGAGTAAGGGAGTTTTCACTGACGATCATATCACTGCTTATCCCTTCTAGTGCTTTCGATCCATTTCCAGAAAACGCATTCATTAAAAGAAGAACACTATTAAGTTAGAAATAACGTCGATTGTTATGCGATTTTTGATAGATGTTAGTGAGGGGGAGTCCGTAATTACGGTGGTATCTCTAGCGTATGGTATGAATAATATGCTTGTTAATTAGTCAGTTAATTCGAATTCTAACTAAGAGGATAATGGGATCAATTCTTATTTTTTTTGATTGCGTTATACTGTGTGCAGAATTTGTATTAGTGAGAAAAACAATGCTTGAGAACCTATCGATTGATCCTGAAGCGATCAAAAAAGAACCTGAGTTGCCGATCCCTTCACTAGAAGAGCAGCAAGCTATCGTTGCAGAACTAAAGCGTTTAGAAGAATCTGGTGAGTTGACACCAGAAATCTTATCTGACTTTATGACAGGTAAACGTAAACCTGAATAAGCTAAGATCAGGTTGTGATAGATAACCTAAACTCAGTTAGTTATGTATCAGTTGCTAAGCGGTCACAATGAGTGGTCGCTTTTTTTTGCTTATAATGTGAGGTTATCACTGTTTACTGATGTGTCAGTAATTGTATTTGGGCTCAAGATCAAAAATTAAAAGTGAAAGATGAATCGCAAAATCATTGAGTATTTCTCTTGCGCACTCTGTTTTATAGTAATTTGATTACTGTAAGTTCAGTGAAAAGAGAAACATTACCATGAAATGGTTATTTGATTTTAAAGGAATGAAAACGCGCTATAAGATCATAAAAAAACAGCATAGTTATTTTCTTTATGAACGAAAATTTTTATGCTTGTGGAGGACAGATGGCTGCGTTTATCAATCAAAACATGATGCGAGTAGTGCTATTCCGTATTAATTCTAGTTCAGCACTAAGCTCTTTATACTATATCAAAATTCCCTGGTGCTAAGCGCCCAGGGAATTTTTTATAACTGTAGTATTAAGCAGTGCATGTTTTACGCTGCTCAAAGAACGAATAAGCAGAATTAAACACAAGGACTAACAAGCAAGGTAATAACCAGCTTGCATGTGCGCTATAGAGTGGAAGTGTATCTGTTAATTGCTCATGCATTGCCGTTGGCATTAGCTCTAAAATAGCAAGAGCATCCACAGCACCAAACACTAATGTCACCACTAAAACGCTTACATGGCTAGGCTTGATCGCTTCATTGATTGAGCCAACAAAAGACGCCATAACCAGTGCAATAGCTATTGGGCACAATAGAAGAATGGCAGGTAAGCTGACTTGGATAATCTGTGCTAAGCCAAAATTTGCGACGACACAGGTTAGAGTCACAACAATGATTGAAGTGAGTGCAAAAGGTGCTTTGAACGATGAGCGATAATATTCGGCGCTAGCATTCGTGAGACCAACAGTTGTGGTTAGACACGCCATAATGATGATAGCAGCCAGTAAAACTTGGCCATATTCACCAAAAATACCATGAACATAAAGTGTGAGAATTTCACCACCATTGGTAGCACCGTTTGCAATAGTACTTGCTGTTGCTCCTACGTAACCCATAGCCAGATAACAAGCGCCCATTAGAACCGCATAAATTCCAGCTACATAAAGAGACACTCGAGCCACATCTTTAGGGGCTGTTACGCCTTTAGCATTAATCGCTTGAATGATCACCCAGCCAAAGCCAACAGCAGCAATCCCATCCATAGTCATGTAGCCTTGAATTAAGCCATGTGTAACTGCACTGTTTTGGTAATCAGCACTTGGCATTTGAGGCACGCCTAATGGTGATGTAATTGCTGCAACAGAAAGCGCGATTAACATTAAGATCAATGTTGGTGTCATGAATTTACCAATATAATCGACGAGTTTTCCTGGTGTAAAAGCCAACAATAGAGTGGCGCCACAAAAGATAAGGGTAAAAATAAGCAGGTAGTCGCCATCGACAAAAGGTTTTATACCCATCTCATAAGCAACGGTCACAGCCCTAGGCATACCAAAAGCGGGGCCGATAGAAGTGAACAGCAGTACCCAAAAGGTTTTCCCAAGCCAAGGCGGTAGGGCTTTTGTGAGGTTATTTGTATTCGTGATACGTCCTAATACAATTAGGGTAAATGCTGGCAGGCCAACGGCTGTGATTAAGAACCCCACCATAGCTGGCAGTAAATTTGTTCCTGCTTCGAGCCCCATTGAGGGTGGGAAGATCAGGTTACCTGCACCAAGGAAAAGGGCAAATGTCATTAAGCCTATGGCGAGTAAATCTTGTGTTTTCAATGCTGTATTCATTGACTGTCCTACAATCTGTATTGTGTGAACCGTCTAACGAGCTAATGAAGGGATAAAGTAAATATAGAGGGATACTACCTTTCCATCAGCTCGGCTGACGGAAAGTTATCACCGTCAGCCTAGCGAATAATCGCTAGAATAATGATGATAATTGAGTTTGTTGCGCGCACAGCTAACTCTGTCTTATATGAGTTTTTTGCAATGACTTTAGCTGTATGTAAAAACATGATGAACCTATATTCAATCTCGGCAACACATTTACAATATGCGGAATGAACATAGATGTAAAGTATTACCTTAAACAAAATTCAGACTTTTATTGAAACCTTATTTTGTTTGATATGCCAGGGTGATAATTATTCTTATGGCTATATTTCGTACGACATTAAATTGTGTGTGTTTTTTGTTGCGTTAACATTAAAAGCTGTAACAGTTAACCGCCAGTGTAAACATACTGGCGGTTAGTGTTTAGCTTATACTGTTTCAGCACATGCTGTAGGTTGTGTTCGTTGAGTTATTTTTAATCCAACGAAGAGAATTGCAACAGGGATTAACCAACTCAAGTGGTATTCATAAAGCGGTAACCATTGATTAAACTGAACGTTTAGGGCCGCTGGAATCATATCTAAAACAGAAAATGCATCAATGCTACCAAAGATGGTTGCAGCAATAACAACTCTACTTTGAAGCCCTGCATTAATAGCGCGTTTAGGCAAAAAGATAATGCTTAATATTAATGCAATAGCAATAGGGCACAGGATAAGTATTGCGGGCAAGCTTACTGTAATAATCTGCTCTAGGCCTACATTTGATACAGCTGCAGTCAACACTGTCACAATGATTACGCTGCGGTAAAAAGGTACGTTATAAGTGTTACGGTAATACTCAGCATTTGCATTGGTTAAACCAACCGTTGTCGTTAGACATGCCATTAATGTAATGCCTGCTAATAAAAGTTGGCCAGCATAGCCGAATTCACCAGCAGCATAGCGTGTCAGGATTTCTCCACCATTGGCAGCGTTAGGAGCAATAGTCGAAGACGTCGCACCTAAATATCCCATGGCTAAATAGCATAAAGACATCAACACAACGTAAATAAGCGCAATCCATTTACTATACCTTGCCAAATCAGCTTTGCTGGTTACACCTTTACTCTTAATGGTATTAATGATTACCCAGCCAAAAGCAACTGCGGCAATAGCATCAAGCGTCATATAGCCTTGAATAAGACCGTTCACAATCGGTTGTTCTAGGTAATCTTGTGTCGCCGGAAGGCTGGTTCCCAGAGGATTAACCAATGCTGCCACAACAAGTAATGTAAGCATTGCAATTAAGGTTGGTGTCATGACCTTGCCAATATAATCCAGTAACTTCCCTGGTTTTAAAGCAAGCAAAAGAGTGATGAAGCAGAACAGGATTGAAAAAGGTAATAACAGGTTGGCGTCTGTAAAGGGCTTAATACCCATTTCGTATGCTACGGTTACAGCACGCGGTAATACAAATGCAGGCCCAAGAGTAGTGAGCACCAAAAACCAAAAAGTACGGTTCATCCAAGTGGGTAAAGCACTGGTGAGTTTTTCAGCTGAAGAAAGTTGCCCTAATACGATAATAGTGAGTGCAGGTAAACCAACAGCCGTGAGCAAGAAACCTGCAATCGCAATTAGCCAGTAGTCACCTGCTTGTTGTGCCATTAGTGGGGGGAAAATTAGGTTGCCTGCTCCGAGGAACAGCGCGAAGGTCATAAAACCTATAGCTGCTAAATCACGCTTTTTCATGTACTAACCTTTTTGTTGTGTTTTTTGTTAGGTCAGCTTGGCGAGGGAAAAAGCAGGTGTGTCACTATTTCATCAGCCAGGCTGACGAAATAATTAGCTGTCAGCGTTAGTGAGAGACCACGACGACGACAGAGATCACAGTGTGAGACGCATTCAAAAGTGCGTTTGAACATACATTTATACTGCTAATAGCTAACATTGGCATGATTCACATCTGTGTTTTGGAAGAATAACCACAACATAAAGGGATATGCTGTGGTTGTAAAGTTTTTAATTTGGTTAGATTATTTAGCTAATATGCGCCTAGTTTATTGGCGCCCTCCTAAAAGGAGTGTCTGGCGTGTATTAATAATGTGGCTTTAACATAGTATGTAGTTCGTCAAGTGAGCTGACTTGGTAGCACGGCTTCACACCATTAGGCACTGGTTGTCCTGATGCGTTTAACCAGCAAGTCGAAATCCCCACGTTATTGCCACCTAAAATATCTGAGTGTGGATTATCGCCAACCATCAATACATCTCTTTTATCAGGATTACCCATCAAGGCAAAAGCATGCTCAAAAATACCCCGGTCAGGCTTGGCAATGCCAACTTGCTCTGAAATGATCAACGCTGCAAAATGTTGAGAAAATCCAGTTCGTTCTAACCGAACTTGTTGAAGTTCTGTAAACCCGTTAGTAATAATACCTAACTGAGCTTTACCCTGAAGGAAATCTAGCAGTTCTTTAGCGCCAGGTAATGGGGCGCAGATATCGGCCATTGCTGAGAGAAAGGCACTGTTAAGGTCTGTGGTTGTAACGTCTAACTTTTTAGCCCACAACTCAAAACGGGTATGCTGGAGTTCCTGAGCTGTGATTTTCCCATCTTGATAGTCAACCCACAGCGGTTTGTTTACTTGTTGGTAGTGAGCAAAATCATCTCGACTAAAAGTGATGCCAAACCGTTCAAACATTAACCTAAGTCCTTCGTATGCATCGAAGTGAAATAATGTTTCATCGGCATCAAATAGAATCCATTTGAAGTTCATTTTGTATCCTTTTTCTAATCCAAGTCGAGATAACGTGATTTTTATTTGCGTATTTATCCCTGATTTTAAGTGGAATTACACCAGGCGGCAATTCTAAAGAATAAATTATTCAAATGCTACATGATGAATATTCAAATGGACTAGACTATAAAATGTGCCGATAAAAATAGACATATCTGTAGTGTCGAAAAGACACTTCATGGCTAGGGATACTGTTAACGTTATGGAGTAACTAGAATGGTAGATGAAATATTCTTTTATGAGCCTCAAGATGATCATGGTTTTTTATCTAATTTTTCCGCAAGTCCAATATCATTAAGCGATGTAGTGTGGCCGACAAGTGAACACTATTATCAAGCTCAAAAATTCACAGATAAAAGTATCCAGGAACTGATACTGAATGCATCAACGCCCGATGAAGCTTTTCAATTAAGCCGCCAATATCAAGACCAAGTAAAGCAAGATTGGATGGAGGTCCGAACAACCGTGATGCGCTATGTTGTATTTGAAAAGTTTCGTCAAAATCCGCATTTTACGCACTTACTTGTCTCGACGGGCACCTGTGTGATTAAAGAGCATTCTCACAAAGATTCATTTTGGGGAGATGGTGGTGATGGTCGAGGCCAGAACGAATTAGGTAAAATATTGATGGAAGTGCGTAGTCATTTTGCACAACAAGAACCTTTTAACCATGTCCATTTTGTTGATAGTGCAAAGTTACCCACTCAGTGGGGGACATTCCAAATGTATGGTTTTACAGAGGTTTCCTCAGGGAAAGAACACTTAGCATTAGTGTATGGCAAACTGGATCCTGAGATACCTCCGCTTATTCGCTTACACTCAGAGTGCCTCACGGGTGATGCTTTATTTAGTGCTCGTTGTGATTGTGGGTTTCAACTTGCCAGAGCTATGGAGAATATTGTTGATGCTGGGAGTGGTGTATTACTCTATTTGCGCCAAGAAGGACGGGGAATAGGCTTGATAAATAAAATTCGAGCATACCACTTGCAAGATCAAGGTGCTGATACAGTTGAAGCCAATGAACAATTAGGGTTTAAAGCTGACATGCGAGACTATACTTTTTGTCGGGGGATGTTGAGTTTTTTAAATATAAAATCGGTTAGATTAATGACAAACAACCCTCGAAAAGTAAACGCGCTTAAAGCGGCGGGCATTGAAATTATTGAGCGTGTTCCATTACAAGAAGGGAACAATCCTTATAATGAAGGTTACTTAAAAACGAAGGCGAATAAACTAGGTCACATGTTTGACAAAGATTTTGTGAAATAGAGTTAAATATCACAATTGAATAAGCGCTCATATTTAGAGCGCTTAATGGTGTGTTATTATTGTAATTAGATATTATGAAGTTAAATGTAGTTATTAATAATTTGATCTAGTTCACCACTTGATTTCATGTTTTTTAAGCGTTCATTTATAAATGTTTGGATGGATTTGTCCATATTAGGGTCAAATGCCAAGTAAATAGGGTAATCAGGGATGATTTTATTAAACGACTGAGTTTTATATTGCTCTCTGTCTAAATTTAGTTCTGATAAGTTATATTTTATTCGGGAGTCCATTTCAACGAATGCAGCGTCACCCTGTAGTTTTTTTACAATACGAAATGCGGCTTGGTAATCCTTAACA from Photobacterium sanguinicancri includes the following:
- a CDS encoding ABC transporter permease, yielding MMLLQQIYQTLFAHKLRAALAVIAVSWGILAVLVLVALGEGFYQVNVKSFAVLMSDTQLAMNGQTTQPWQGLPAGRSITFREETARKLVEHKEIDAVSVLYFKWDASVTDVTGRTIPGYVRGADQYYSELRNVRLQQGSRGINPSDMANHSRVAVIGWQLAKQANLGIGSELKVNGVPFTVVGLTQQAEGGSAFGRREDNQVIIPSKTYLDLWYAKPSQLWVKPNEGVSGALLRKSLQHYFAKIEHFNPADPNAIWLPNFGEDAKFFDALLRGIQTFLGASGVMTLAVGALGVANIMFLSVTERTREIGVRLAVGARQRDILNHFIVEGCLLVALGCLVGVLLAYGAVEGLLAIGLPAWLGIPEITTWSLWLTVGVTIILALLAAWFPARRAARLTPVIALSARG
- a CDS encoding ABC transporter permease, which codes for MIPFRQIFQEMTAEKLRLGLMILAIAWATICIALMLSIGEGLRQGLTRHAESGNGKLIRVMGGMASMNYGQFNQGKMLKLYAEDIDLVRALPAVKAAESVVTWDKEVINNKQVSWQAPMAVSANYQSMMGFSIADGGRWLNPLDLKEQRKVIVLGESVAVELFYKGEITDWDNLPELDESPVGKAVKIGEESFTIVGILKPSAMRVGEGVPANYAVFIPFTTWQRFNTNAPVSALEVYPAEGTDRTLLANTIRQVISRKYGASLQDTEIVQLEDMLERQKTMKTFLLGLQSFLGIIGLVTLLVAGVGIANVMYASVKRATRDIGVRMAIGATPTDITLHYLVQAFLTMGLGGLIGLVISQSAVQVLSAIPIEGNYLYEELGRPVPELSLAVVMVVVGALALVGLLAAWFPARQAASVTPLEALQGE
- a CDS encoding ABC transporter ATP-binding protein codes for the protein MSLVELQAISKIYQSGAEVVKALDEVSLTINKGEFLSILGPSGSGKSTLMNMLGCLDKASSGEYLLEGESIEGLTSNQLAAIRNQKIGFVFQSFNLLEYASALDNVALPLVYGGVSLRERRKRAAVLLEKVGLGNRMDHKPNQLSGGQKQRVAIARALVNEPQIILADEPTGALDTKSGAEIELLFNQLHQEGRTIIVVTHDLELAQRTKRIITIRDGQLVGDEVPMV
- a CDS encoding restriction endonuclease subunit S domain-containing protein; the encoded protein is MLENLSIDPEAIKKEPELPIPSLEEQQAIVAELKRLEESGELTPEILSDFMTGKRKPE
- the brnQ gene encoding branched-chain amino acid transport system II carrier protein, which gives rise to MKTQDLLAIGLMTFALFLGAGNLIFPPSMGLEAGTNLLPAMVGFLITAVGLPAFTLIVLGRITNTNNLTKALPPWLGKTFWVLLFTSIGPAFGMPRAVTVAYEMGIKPFVDGDYLLIFTLIFCGATLLLAFTPGKLVDYIGKFMTPTLILMLIALSVAAITSPLGVPQMPSADYQNSAVTHGLIQGYMTMDGIAAVGFGWVIIQAINAKGVTAPKDVARVSLYVAGIYAVLMGACYLAMGYVGATASTIANGATNGGEILTLYVHGIFGEYGQVLLAAIIIMACLTTTVGLTNASAEYYRSSFKAPFALTSIIVVTLTCVVANFGLAQIIQVSLPAILLLCPIAIALVMASFVGSINEAIKPSHVSVLVVTLVFGAVDALAILELMPTAMHEQLTDTLPLYSAHASWLLPCLLVLVFNSAYSFFEQRKTCTA
- the brnQ gene encoding branched-chain amino acid transport system II carrier protein — encoded protein: MKKRDLAAIGFMTFALFLGAGNLIFPPLMAQQAGDYWLIAIAGFLLTAVGLPALTIIVLGQLSSAEKLTSALPTWMNRTFWFLVLTTLGPAFVLPRAVTVAYEMGIKPFTDANLLLPFSILFCFITLLLALKPGKLLDYIGKVMTPTLIAMLTLLVVAALVNPLGTSLPATQDYLEQPIVNGLIQGYMTLDAIAAVAFGWVIINTIKSKGVTSKADLARYSKWIALIYVVLMSLCYLAMGYLGATSSTIAPNAANGGEILTRYAAGEFGYAGQLLLAGITLMACLTTTVGLTNANAEYYRNTYNVPFYRSVIIVTVLTAAVSNVGLEQIITVSLPAILILCPIAIALILSIIFLPKRAINAGLQSRVVIAATIFGSIDAFSVLDMIPAALNVQFNQWLPLYEYHLSWLIPVAILFVGLKITQRTQPTACAETV
- the yjjG gene encoding pyrimidine 5'-nucleotidase; this translates as MNFKWILFDADETLFHFDAYEGLRLMFERFGITFSRDDFAHYQQVNKPLWVDYQDGKITAQELQHTRFELWAKKLDVTTTDLNSAFLSAMADICAPLPGAKELLDFLQGKAQLGIITNGFTELQQVRLERTGFSQHFAALIISEQVGIAKPDRGIFEHAFALMGNPDKRDVLMVGDNPHSDILGGNNVGISTCWLNASGQPVPNGVKPCYQVSSLDELHTMLKPHY
- the ribA gene encoding GTP cyclohydrolase II, which translates into the protein MVDEIFFYEPQDDHGFLSNFSASPISLSDVVWPTSEHYYQAQKFTDKSIQELILNASTPDEAFQLSRQYQDQVKQDWMEVRTTVMRYVVFEKFRQNPHFTHLLVSTGTCVIKEHSHKDSFWGDGGDGRGQNELGKILMEVRSHFAQQEPFNHVHFVDSAKLPTQWGTFQMYGFTEVSSGKEHLALVYGKLDPEIPPLIRLHSECLTGDALFSARCDCGFQLARAMENIVDAGSGVLLYLRQEGRGIGLINKIRAYHLQDQGADTVEANEQLGFKADMRDYTFCRGMLSFLNIKSVRLMTNNPRKVNALKAAGIEIIERVPLQEGNNPYNEGYLKTKANKLGHMFDKDFVK